One stretch of Pigmentiphaga aceris DNA includes these proteins:
- a CDS encoding GNAT family N-acetyltransferase, with protein MPFITVRQAVLCDLDACAVLFDEYRQFQGRESDLPAARAFIRARVDHGESVIFLAYEGDTPLGFTQLYPIFSSVSMARVFILNDLFVREAGRRKGVASHLLNAAEAYARELGAVRLSLVAAVDNVSAHQLYESRGWKPDQQFVAYHQALQS; from the coding sequence ATGCCATTTATCACCGTTCGCCAAGCCGTGCTTTGTGATTTGGATGCATGCGCTGTCCTGTTTGACGAGTATCGCCAGTTTCAAGGGCGGGAAAGTGATCTGCCAGCAGCGCGTGCGTTTATCCGTGCGCGTGTCGATCATGGTGAATCGGTGATCTTTCTGGCGTACGAGGGTGATACGCCGCTGGGTTTTACGCAGCTTTATCCAATCTTTTCGTCGGTGTCGATGGCGCGTGTTTTCATCCTCAACGATTTGTTTGTGCGTGAGGCTGGTCGCAGAAAAGGGGTCGCCTCTCACTTGCTGAATGCGGCAGAAGCCTACGCGCGCGAGTTGGGAGCGGTACGTCTGTCCTTGGTTGCTGCGGTCGACAATGTCTCCGCTCACCAGCTGTACGAATCGCGGGGCTGGAAGCCGGATCAACAGTTTGTGGCATACCACCAGGCGCTTCAGTCATAG
- a CDS encoding lysozyme inhibitor LprI family protein, which yields MRIHLLLGALALSTTMGAHIGAHAANGDDLLSKQYSACMDNSGGVTVKMQDCISAETKRQDVTLNEAYKNVMDAQTPARKKQLTEVQRMWLKYREANCKFYADPNGGTLASVSANVCFMNATASRAAELAGMVQR from the coding sequence TTGCGTATTCACCTTTTGCTTGGCGCACTCGCACTCAGTACCACCATGGGCGCACATATCGGCGCACACGCCGCCAACGGCGACGACTTGCTCAGCAAGCAATATTCCGCGTGCATGGACAATTCAGGGGGTGTCACCGTCAAGATGCAAGACTGCATCAGCGCGGAAACCAAACGCCAGGACGTAACGCTCAACGAGGCCTACAAAAACGTGATGGACGCGCAAACCCCGGCGCGCAAAAAGCAGCTGACCGAGGTGCAGCGCATGTGGCTGAAGTATCGGGAGGCCAACTGCAAATTCTATGCAGATCCGAATGGCGGCACGCTGGCCAGCGTCAGCGCCAATGTGTGCTTCATGAATGCCACCGCCAGCCGCGCGGCAGAGCTTGCAGGCATGGTGCAGCGGTAA
- a CDS encoding NAD(P)H-binding protein, whose translation MYVITGATSRTGSQIARHLLQQGKAVRVIGRSAARLQDLVDLGAQAFEADPADAQALVQAFHGADAAWVMLQPNYVLDSPDFRAFQDSIIAALSEALAASSVQHVVALSSWGAGLFRGNGPVAGLHAMEQMLSSHDDLHVMNLRAGYFMENTLPFVDSILSHGAVLSPFNGDLKLPLIATEDVAQAAAEHLLLRDFSGKHVQELHGAEDLSLLEVTKKIGAAIGRPDLPFRQITEAAFAQSLREAGASENIIGLMTEVVAGINSGLIRAEQPRGAQSTGSVHFEDFMRDALLPKLGQSSISPITGKRVLRHQLG comes from the coding sequence ATGTACGTCATCACCGGAGCCACCAGCCGAACCGGCTCGCAAATCGCCCGCCATCTGCTGCAACAAGGCAAAGCTGTTCGTGTGATCGGGCGCAGCGCCGCCCGCCTGCAAGACTTGGTCGACCTGGGCGCACAGGCTTTTGAAGCAGACCCCGCCGACGCCCAGGCACTTGTACAAGCCTTTCATGGCGCAGACGCCGCGTGGGTCATGCTGCAACCCAACTATGTGCTGGACAGCCCCGACTTCCGGGCGTTTCAAGACAGCATCATCGCCGCCCTGTCGGAAGCGCTCGCCGCATCATCCGTCCAACACGTGGTTGCGTTAAGCAGCTGGGGTGCAGGCTTGTTCCGTGGCAACGGCCCCGTGGCGGGGTTGCATGCCATGGAGCAGATGTTGTCCAGTCATGACGACTTGCATGTGATGAACCTGCGCGCCGGCTACTTCATGGAAAACACCTTGCCGTTTGTGGATTCGATTCTGTCCCATGGGGCGGTGCTTAGCCCCTTCAACGGTGATCTGAAGCTGCCGCTGATCGCTACGGAAGACGTCGCGCAAGCCGCCGCAGAACACCTGCTGTTGCGGGACTTCAGCGGCAAGCACGTGCAGGAGCTTCATGGTGCAGAAGACTTGAGCTTGTTGGAGGTCACAAAGAAGATCGGCGCAGCCATTGGCCGACCCGATCTACCCTTCCGGCAGATCACCGAAGCAGCATTCGCCCAATCGCTGCGCGAGGCAGGTGCTTCCGAGAACATCATCGGGCTGATGACCGAAGTCGTGGCCGGGATCAACAGCGGATTGATTCGGGCGGAACAGCCTAGAGGCGCGCAAAGCACAGGGTCGGTTCACTTCGAGGACTTCATGCGCGACGCCCTGCTGCCGAAGCTGGGTCAGTCGTCAATCAGCCCCATCACTGGAAAGCGGGTTCTGCGCCACCAGCTCGGTTAG
- a CDS encoding LysR family transcriptional regulator — MDHLHAIRVFLRVVDAGSFTRAADTMGMPRSSVTSLVKQLEAHVGVVLIQRSTRSFSLTEQGEQYHRYCVDVLAGLENMEASLRGDTAKPRGRVRVDMPGALARALVLPQMKEFQQRYPDIEISLGLNDRNVDVIGEGIDCAVRTGPLPDSSLVARSLGSLQWIICAATTYLNQHGEPENLEQLRQHEIVNYASATTGRAREWVFQVDGQNAAIALPGRLLVNETDAYLQCALEGLGMIQLTEFLARPYLQSGRLREVLRHLRPPPMPVSVVYASRQHQPQAVRVFIEWLTELVAQNPLSSDGAD, encoded by the coding sequence ATGGACCACCTTCACGCCATCCGTGTTTTTCTTCGCGTTGTTGATGCGGGCAGTTTCACGCGTGCGGCTGACACCATGGGCATGCCGCGTTCTTCAGTGACCAGCTTGGTCAAACAACTGGAAGCACACGTAGGCGTGGTGCTGATTCAACGCAGTACACGCAGCTTCAGCCTGACTGAACAGGGCGAGCAATACCACCGTTATTGTGTCGACGTGCTGGCTGGTCTGGAGAACATGGAAGCGAGCCTGCGTGGGGATACTGCCAAGCCGCGTGGGCGTGTGCGCGTGGACATGCCGGGTGCGCTGGCGCGGGCATTGGTGTTGCCGCAGATGAAGGAATTTCAGCAGCGGTATCCCGACATCGAAATAAGCCTTGGCCTGAATGACCGCAATGTCGATGTGATTGGCGAAGGCATTGACTGCGCAGTGCGCACTGGGCCGCTGCCGGATTCCAGCTTGGTTGCCAGGTCACTTGGCAGCTTGCAGTGGATCATCTGCGCGGCCACGACGTATTTGAATCAGCATGGCGAGCCGGAAAATCTTGAACAGCTTCGCCAGCACGAGATCGTGAACTACGCGTCGGCCACCACAGGACGTGCGCGTGAATGGGTGTTTCAGGTGGACGGGCAGAACGCGGCAATCGCGTTGCCCGGGCGATTGCTGGTGAACGAAACCGATGCCTATCTACAGTGCGCATTGGAAGGCCTGGGCATGATCCAGCTGACGGAATTCCTGGCTCGCCCTTACTTGCAAAGCGGTCGGCTGCGTGAGGTGCTGCGCCACTTGCGCCCGCCACCCATGCCAGTGTCCGTGGTGTACGCCAGTCGGCAACACCAGCCGCAGGCCGTGCGGGTGTTCATCGAGTGGCTAACCGAGCTGGTGGCGCAGAACCCGCTTTCCAGTGATGGGGCTGATTGA
- a CDS encoding site-2 protease family protein, whose amino-acid sequence MFSSTIMYPLLSAVVLCVLLHTFVIALCAAAFGIKVREVSIGLGPTAFSIGRLTLRALSFGSSVRFKDSREEELDESDMHDAFDGRSALVQMLIGLSGCIALVALSAAIWQSEAIRLVLDGFVQILWGAASPRVKAQAFLAQAEQVLAGLPFLAVLGLVAAKLAAFNLLPLPAANGGFVLATLGRVFGIAQQWPEKLTSGLLLVYFAIALSWLAALVMYLLR is encoded by the coding sequence TTGTTTTCATCGACCATCATGTATCCCTTGTTGAGCGCCGTCGTGTTGTGCGTGTTGCTGCACACGTTCGTCATCGCCTTGTGCGCAGCAGCCTTCGGCATCAAAGTGCGCGAGGTGTCTATTGGCCTTGGACCTACCGCGTTCAGCATTGGTCGCCTAACGCTCCGCGCGCTTTCTTTCGGCAGTTCTGTGCGCTTCAAGGATTCGCGGGAAGAAGAACTCGACGAGTCCGACATGCACGATGCCTTTGACGGTCGCTCGGCGTTGGTGCAAATGTTGATCGGTCTGTCTGGCTGTATCGCACTGGTGGCCTTGTCTGCTGCTATCTGGCAGTCCGAAGCCATCCGCTTGGTGTTGGATGGCTTCGTGCAGATCTTGTGGGGTGCTGCGTCGCCGCGTGTGAAGGCGCAGGCTTTCTTGGCGCAGGCGGAACAGGTGCTGGCTGGGCTGCCGTTTCTGGCGGTGCTTGGCTTGGTGGCAGCAAAGCTGGCTGCGTTCAACTTGCTGCCTTTGCCTGCGGCAAACGGTGGCTTTGTGCTGGCGACCTTGGGCCGCGTGTTTGGCATTGCCCAGCAGTGGCCGGAAAAGCTGACCTCGGGTTTGCTGCTGGTTTATTTCGCGATCGCCTTGTCTTGGTTGGCAGCCTTGGTCATGTATCTGCTGCGCTAA
- a CDS encoding ABC transporter ATP-binding protein — protein sequence MLIVENVCKSFTTAQGVLPVLRGVDLELPQGQSLALMGESGSGKSTLLHLVAGLERPDSGRILVDGVPLDGRREADLARWRREGIGLVFQQYNLISSLTVASNLAFQARLAGRHDPKWVDYLAERLGLSKLLQRYPEQLSGGQQQRVAIGRALAAKPALVLADEPTGSLDEASSEAVIALLLQLVAEAGSSLLMVTHSALLASRLSRSLHLHLGLVTAQDA from the coding sequence GTGCTAATTGTCGAGAACGTCTGCAAGTCTTTCACCACCGCCCAAGGCGTGTTGCCGGTATTGCGCGGCGTTGACCTGGAACTGCCGCAGGGCCAGAGCCTTGCCCTGATGGGAGAATCGGGAAGCGGCAAAAGCACACTGCTGCACTTGGTGGCCGGGCTGGAACGGCCTGACAGCGGGCGCATTCTGGTCGATGGAGTGCCGCTCGATGGCCGCCGCGAAGCAGACTTGGCGCGCTGGCGGCGCGAAGGTATTGGCCTGGTGTTCCAGCAGTACAACCTGATCAGCAGCCTGACGGTGGCGTCGAACCTGGCTTTCCAGGCGCGACTGGCGGGGCGTCATGATCCGAAGTGGGTCGATTATCTGGCCGAGCGGCTGGGCCTGAGCAAGTTGTTGCAGCGCTACCCGGAACAGCTGTCTGGCGGGCAGCAGCAGCGCGTCGCCATCGGCCGGGCGCTTGCGGCAAAACCTGCGTTGGTGCTGGCTGACGAACCGACTGGCAGCCTGGACGAAGCCAGCAGCGAGGCTGTCATTGCCTTGTTGCTGCAATTGGTGGCTGAAGCTGGCAGCAGCCTGCTGATGGTGACCCACAGCGCCTTGCTGGCGTCACGGCTGTCACGCAGTCTGCATCTGCATCTGGGCCTTGTCACCGCGCAGGACGCATGA